A window of Streptomyces sp. NBC_01241 genomic DNA:
CATCGGCCTGCTGCCCACGTACGCCCAGGTCGGCGCACTGGCGCCGATCCTGCTGATCGTGCTGCGGCTGGTCCAGGGCATCGCGATCGGCGGTGAGTGGGGCGGCGCGGTGCTGATCGCCGTGGAGAACGCCCCGCGCGGCAAAGCCGCCTTCTTCGGATCGTTCGCCCAACTCGGCTCCTCGGTCGGCGCGTTGCTGTCGACCGGCGCCTTCAGCCTGATGAACCTCTTCGGGCACGACGCGTTCATGAGCTGGGGCTGGCGCGTACCGTTCCTGGCCTCCGCCGTGCTGGTGATCGTGGGCCTGGTCGTCCGGGTCAAGCTGGAGGAGTCCCCGGTCATGGAGGAGGTGCGCAAGGAACAGCAGACGAAGCAGGCGAAGGATGGGAAGGAAGAGACCAAGCTCCCGGTGGTCGAGGTCTTCCAGAAGGCCTGGCGGACCGTCCTCGTCGGCGTCTTCGCCCTGGCCACCGCGACCGGCGGCTACTACGTCGTGACGAGCTTCCTGCTCTCGTACGGCACCGGCGACCTCCACCTGTCGGAGTCGATGCTGCTCAACGGCCTCACCCTGGCGGCGTTCCTGGAACTCCTCGTCACCCCCTGGCTGTCGTGGCTCGCCGACCGAGTGGGCTCGCACAAGGTCGTCATCGCCGGACTCGTGGGCGTCATCGTCCTGGCCCTGCCGCAGTTCACGGTGCTGGGCACCGGGAGCGTCTTCCTCATCTGGCTGATGATGCTGGCCATGCGTCTGGTGATGTCCGCGCTGTACGGGCCGATCGCGTCGATCCTCGTCGAGGGCTTCGCGCCGCACGTCCGCTACACCGGCATCTCCCTCTCCTACCAGATCTGCAACATGATCTTCGGCGGTCTCGCCCCCCTCGCCGCGGTCTCCCTCGCGGCAGCGGCGGGCGGTCACTACTGGCCGCCGGCCGCCATGCTGATGGCCATCTCGGCGATCGGCATCGCGTGCACGGCCCGCCTCCATCGCCTTGGCAAGGCGCAGGCGCAGGCACAAGCGCAGACGCCCGACGGACCGACCCAACCCCCGATGACACCCAAGCCGGTACCGACCGCTCTGTGACATCTGCGGATACGGCCCGCCGGTTCGTGTACCCCCTCCCGTCAAGGACCACGGGCGGGGGTACGCGCATGCACGGAGCCGGACGCACCGGTCGTGGACTCAGGGGATGGTCACGGGTGACTCATCGCCGAACCGCGCCTGTCCCACGCTACGGTGGCCCGCCGGAGCCGGGGCGCCGACGCCCCCGGTGCAGGGCTCCGAACGTGCCCCGACCGTCCAGGACAGGTAGTGATCGACATGCCTCAATCACAGAACCGGAAATCACAGACCCGAACCCTCGCCAAGAAGAGTGGACGCTGGATTCCGTACGTCGTATTCGGAGTGACCCTTGCATGGGTCGGAGGGGTCGCGTTCGAAATTTCCCGCGAAACGCCTGCCGGGGCATCCACACCGAGTGAGCTCAAAACTCAGGTAGGGGAATACGTACGCGAGGGAAACTCAGACGACCTGAATGATCTGTTTACAGAGGACAGCGTCGGCGACTCCTACGCGAAAAACTATTTGGCGCACCTTGAGGATGCCAAGCCGAGTCGGCTGGAAGTGTCCATCGATGACCACCAAGGAGTTTACGCACTGACCCTTTCAGGGGTGACGAAAGAAAGAGGGAAAGTCTGCACTTCGTGGCAGGTAAAGCAGAAGGGTGGCCGATGGTTTTTGGACGCGGCGCCACTCGTCCGACCGAACCCGTGCGCCACCACACCCTGACCCGCTACCCCTCACAGGGCCTCGCCGACCTCGCAGCGCCTCGCGGGCCTCGCCGCACAACCGATCGGCAACACCGGCAGCGCATCCGCCGAGCCCCTCCGCAGCACCAGCCAGAAATCAGACAGATCCAGATGGCCGGAAAAGGACTGTCCGAAGTAGATCTTCCATGGTTTTGTTTCGTGACCCTGCTCGCGAAAAAATGGAGGATCGCTCGATGAAGAAGGCCCTCTCCCTCGTGGCGGCAATCGGGATGAGCACTATCGCTTTCACCGGTAGCGCACAAGCCGTCGACGTCCAGCCGCTCTCGGCCACCGGCTGCACCGGAAACGCCGGATCCACCGACGGCTCCGGATCGGTATGCATATCCGTCACCGGGACGGGCCTGAAAGTCGACAGCGTATCGCTGAGCAAGAAGTCGAATAACCGGGCCTGGACGGATTACGCGCAGATCGATTTCACCGACGGCTCCGGTGGCTACATGAGCGCGACGGTGAGCGCCGCGCGGGTCGAGACCAAGACCGTCGGCTTCAAGTGGGGTCTCAACGCCGCGAAC
This region includes:
- a CDS encoding MFS transporter — translated: MRPATGQSPYRAAVAALAGTSIEWYDFYAFATAAAIVFNDVFFPPDMSPYLRTLSAFATFAIGFLLRPLGGIVFGHIGDRVGRKKTLVITLVMMGVASFAIGLLPTYAQVGALAPILLIVLRLVQGIAIGGEWGGAVLIAVENAPRGKAAFFGSFAQLGSSVGALLSTGAFSLMNLFGHDAFMSWGWRVPFLASAVLVIVGLVVRVKLEESPVMEEVRKEQQTKQAKDGKEETKLPVVEVFQKAWRTVLVGVFALATATGGYYVVTSFLLSYGTGDLHLSESMLLNGLTLAAFLELLVTPWLSWLADRVGSHKVVIAGLVGVIVLALPQFTVLGTGSVFLIWLMMLAMRLVMSALYGPIASILVEGFAPHVRYTGISLSYQICNMIFGGLAPLAAVSLAAAAGGHYWPPAAMLMAISAIGIACTARLHRLGKAQAQAQAQTPDGPTQPPMTPKPVPTAL